In Pseudoalteromonas tetraodonis, the genomic window CTTTTGCAGGTATGTATAAACTACAACAAGCTGTAAATTCTACAATTTTTATTTTTTACAAATTAACAGTACGCTTAACAGCTGGATGTTTTGCGTACTGAAACCACCAAAAAAGTTCAATAAATACACTTTAAGAGCAAATATTAAACAAAAAAAATATTGGCATGTTCACTGCAATTAGTAAATCGACGTTTGATGAATCTATCGAACATTAGATTTTATTTTTTAAAGGAGCTATACAATGATTAAAACACTTTCTCTTTCTGCACTTGCTTTAGCAACACTGGGTTTTAATTCAGCAGCACAGGCTGATGTTACCGACATGGACTCTCCACGTATTTATACGGGTATTGGTTACGGCCAATATTCATTTCAGTTTGAAGATAGCGAAAACGACACCGATTTCGATGACGACGCGCAAATGTTAAAAGGTTATATCGGTACTCAATTTAATGAACATTTCAGCCTTGAACTTGCTTATCAAAATTTTGATGAAGTGAGTGACATAGACAGTAAAGCAGAAATTGATGGGGTATCACTAGCAGCGCGTTTTGCAGCGCCAATCACTGAAGATTTTTCTGTTTATGCAAAAGGCGGTTGGTTTGAATGGGATGCTGATTTAACTCAAGAACTACCAGTAGGCAGCGTTAGCGTATCACAAGACGGTGGTGACGTATTTTATGGTGCAGGTATTGAATATGCTTTCACAACCAATATGCAAGTGCGTTTAGAGTATGAGCGTTACGAATTAGATGATGATATTGATCCAGAAATGGACGTTGCGTCAGTATCTTTCCAATATATGTTTTAATAACAACTCAATAGTTGCAATGTAAGGGTAAGGCTAGGTTTAGCCTTGCCCTTTTTTATCCCACATTTAAACCAGTCAGTCTAAACTCTCTTTATGCTGATTATATTAAGCTAATGCCACCAATGGTAATTACAGGTAGAATACCCCCCTATTTTATTTGTTAGCGAGCATTATGAGCGATTATCAGATTTCGGCTATTGGCCATATTCAATCACCGTATAAACAAAAGTTTGCCATTCCTAGACAACCTCGATTAGTGCCAGAAGCAAAAGCTAAACTTATTTTTGCTCCAGATTTTAATCGTGAAGAATTTGTTCGTGGTTTAGATGAATTTAGCCACATTTGGCTGTTATTTCGTTTTCATGAAACCGCGGATAAAGGCTATTCAGCAATGGTGCGCCCGCCGCGCCTTGGTGGCAATGAACGTAAAGGCGTTTTTGCCACACGCGCTACATTCAGACCTAACGCTATAGGGATGAGTGCTGTTAAGTTAGAGGGAATTGAATACAAAAATGGGCAGTTAGCGTTATTGCTCGCCGGTATTGATTTACTTGATGGTACACCTATTGTTGATATTAAGCCTTATTTGCCCTA contains:
- the tsaA gene encoding tRNA (N6-threonylcarbamoyladenosine(37)-N6)-methyltransferase TrmO codes for the protein MSDYQISAIGHIQSPYKQKFAIPRQPRLVPEAKAKLIFAPDFNREEFVRGLDEFSHIWLLFRFHETADKGYSAMVRPPRLGGNERKGVFATRATFRPNAIGMSAVKLEGIEYKNGQLALLLAGIDLLDGTPIVDIKPYLPYSDALPDASAGFADTRPETQMSVEFSEQALEFINKQSHYPELQAFISNVLKQDPRPAYKKQKQGMQSYGMNLYEYNITWQVTDSHHLVTHIEPS
- a CDS encoding outer membrane beta-barrel protein produces the protein MIKTLSLSALALATLGFNSAAQADVTDMDSPRIYTGIGYGQYSFQFEDSENDTDFDDDAQMLKGYIGTQFNEHFSLELAYQNFDEVSDIDSKAEIDGVSLAARFAAPITEDFSVYAKGGWFEWDADLTQELPVGSVSVSQDGGDVFYGAGIEYAFTTNMQVRLEYERYELDDDIDPEMDVASVSFQYMF